A segment of the Streptomyces sp. L2 genome:
TTCGCCGTGGACCCCGTAGGGGAGATCGTCGACGAGGCGGTGAAGCTCGGCGCCGACCTGCTCGTCACCCACCACCCGCTCTACCTGCGCGGTACGACGACCGTGGCGGCGTCCACCTTCAAGGGCCGGGTCGTGCACACGCTGATCAAGAACGACATCGCGCTGCACGTCGCCCACACCAACGCCGACACCGCCGACCCCGGCGTCTCGGACGCGCTCGCCGGAGCGCTCGACCTCCGCGTGGTACGACCGCTCGTCCCGGACCCCACCGACCCGGCCGGCTGCCGGGGCCTCGGCCGCGTCTGCGAGCTGGACCACCCGCTCACCGTGCGCGAGCTGGCCGCCCGCGCCGCCGAGCGGCTGCCCGCCACCGCTCAGGGCATCCGGGTGGCCGGCGACCCCGAGGCGCTCGTCCGCACGGTCGCCGTCAGCGGCGGGTCCGGCGACAGCCTCTTCGACCACGTCCGCGCGGCCGGCGTGGACGCCTTCCTCACCGCCGACCTGCGCCACCACCCCGCCTCCGAGGCGGTGGCCCACAGCCCCCTCGCGCTGCTCGACGCGGCGCACTGGGCCACCGAGTGGCCCTGGTGCGAGCTGGCCGCGAGCCAGCTCGACGAGATCTCCGACCGCCACGGCTGGGACCTCAGGGTCCACGTCTCCAAGACGGTCACCGACCCCTGGACCGCCCACGCGGCGTCCACCGCCACCGACAACCAGTAGGAGCCCCCAACTGAACGCCGCGCCCGCCGACCAGATCCGACTCCTCGACGTCCAGGCCCTCGACGTCCGCCTGCAGCAGCTCGCGCACAAGCGGAAGTCGCTGCCCGAGCACGCCGAGATCGAGTCGCTGACCAAGGACCTCACGCAGCTGCGCGACCTGCTCGTGGCCGCGCAGACCGAGGAGAGCGACTGCGCCCGCGAGCAGACGAAGGCCGAGCAGGACGTGGACCAGGTGCGCCGGCGCGCCGCCCGCGACCAGCAGCGCCTGGACTCCGGCGCGGTCACCTCGCCGAAGGACCTGTCCAACCTCCAGCACGAGATCGCCTCCCTCGCCAAGCGGCAGGGCGACCTGGAGGACATCGTCCTGGAGGTCATGGAGCGCCGCGAGGGCGCGCAGGAGCGGGTCGCCGAGCTGACCGAGCGGGTCGGTTCCGTGCAGTCGAAGATCGACGACGCGACCGGCCGCCGGGACACGGTGTTCGAGGAACTCGACGCCGAGGCCTCCTCGGTCACCAAGGAGCGCGAGGTCATCGCCGGCTCCGTCCCCGCGGACCTGCTCAAGCTGTACGACAAGCTGCGCGAGCAGCAGGGCGGCATCGGCGCGGCCAAGCTGTACCAGCGCACCTGCCAGGGCTGCCGCCAGGAGCTGGCGATCACCGAGCTGAACGAGATCCGCTCGGCCGCGCCGGACACCGTGGTCCGCTGCGAGAACTGCCGCCGCATCCTGGTGCGCACGGCCGAGTCGGGTCTGTAGCCGGGGGCCCGGGCCGGTGCGGGAGTTCATCGTCGAGGCCGACGGCGGGTCACGGGGCAACCCCGGGCCCGCCGGCTACGGCGCGGTCGTGATCGACGCGGCGACGGGGGAGACCCTGGCGGAGGCCGCCGAGTACCTCGGTGTCGTCACCAACAACGTCGCCGAGTACCGCGGCCTCCTCGCCGGCCTGAGCGCCGCCCACGCCCTGGACCCCATGGCCCGCGTCCACGTCCGCATGGACTCCAAGCTGGTCGTCGAGCAGATGTCGGGCCGCTGGAAGATCAAACACCCCGACATGAAGCCCCTCGCCACCCAGGCCCGAGCCGCCCACCCCCCGACCCACGTCACCTACGAGTGGATCCCCCGCTCCCAGAACACCCACGCGGACCGCCTGGCCAACGAGGCGATGGACGCGGGCCCACCCCCCGGCACGGCAACCACTCACGCCGCCGGCGCAACCACGGCCACTCACGCCGCCGAAACCGCGACGGCGGACAGCGCCGCCCCCGAGCAGGCCCCCCCATCCCCGCTAGCCGCCGGCAGCGCCGCCGCCGAGTCGGCCTCCCCACCCCACGCAGCTGCGGGCAGCGCCGCTGCCGAGCCGCCCACCTCACCCCACGCAGCTGCGGGCAATCGTGCCGCTGGGGCGGCACGGGTGGGCGCAGCGGCACCTCACAGCGAGCAGCACCCATCCCCCCCGACCGACCCGCACCAGCACACCCCGGCCCACCGGAACCCCGCCCCAACCACCTCGCACCAGCACACCCCGGCCCACCAGAACCCCGCCCCGACCCAGTCCACCCGGGGTTGGTCCAAAGCCCCGGACCTCGGCGCCCCCACCACCCTCGTCCTCCTGCGCCACGGCGAAACCCCCCTGACCCCCCAGAAACGCTTCTCCGGCAGCGGCGGCACCAACCCCTCCCTCTCCGACGCCGGCCGCGACCAGGCCCACCGCGCCGCCACCGCCCTCGCCGCCCGCGGCACGATCCAGGCCGTCGTCGCCTCCCCCCTCGCCCGCACCCAGGAGACCGCCCGCATCGTCGCCGCACGCCTCGGCCTGGACGTGGAGACGGACGACGGCCTCAGGGAGACCGACTTCGGCGCCTGGGAGGGCCTCACCTTCGGCGAGGTCCACACCCGCCACCCCGACGACCTCACCGCCTGGCTCGCCGACCCGGAGGCCCACCCCACCGGCGGCGGCGAGAGCTTCGCCGAGACGGCCGTGCGCATCGCCGCCGCCCGCGACCGCCTGATCGCGGCTCGCGCCGGCCGCACGGTCCTCCTGGTCACGCACGTCACCCCGGTCAAGACCCTGATCCAGCTCGCCCTGGGCGCCCCACCGGAGTCCCTGTTCCGCATGGAACTCTCGGCGGCCTCCCTCTCGGCCGTGGCCTACTACGCGGACGGCAACGCGAGCGTCCGGCTCTTCAACGACACGTCCCACCTGCGCGCCTAGGCGCGCCCAGCGCCGCCGCGGCCCGCGCCAGCGCCTCCACCCGGCCCCAGTCCCCGGCGGCGACGGCGTCCGCCGGCACCATCCAACTCCCGCCCACACACCCGACGTTGGGCAGCGCCAGGTACTCGGGCGCGGTCGTCGGCCCGATCCCGCCCGTCGGGCAGAAGCGGGCCTGCGGCAGCGGCCCGGCCAGTGACGTCAGATACGCCGTCCCGCCCGCCGCCTGCGCCGGGAAGAACTTCATCTCCCGCACCCCGCGCTCCAGCAGCGCGACCACCTCCGAAGCGGTCGACACCCCGGGCAGGAACGGCACCCCGGCCCCCCGCATCGCCGCCAGCAGCGCGTCCGTCCACCCCGGGCTGACCAGGAACCGCGCCCCGGCGTCCACGCACCGCGTCACCTGCTCGGGGGTGAGGACCGTGCCCGCACCGACCACCGCGTCCGGTACCTCCTCGGCGATCGACCGGATCGCGTCCGGCGCGGCCGGGGTCCGCAGCGTCACCTCGATCGCGGGCAGCCCGCCGGCCACCAGCGCCCGCGCCAGCGGTACGGCCCGGGAGGCGTCGGACACGACCACCACGGGCACGACGGGCGCGAGATCCAGCACGGAGGCAGCCGAAGGGGAGGGCGTCATGCCCTCATCGTGCCGAGCCGCTGCACCACCCGCAACGAACGTTGCACATACTGCAATGCCCGCTCGATGTGCTCAGTGGATCTCGTCCACCAGCACATCCAGCGCCCACGGCTTCCCGTCCTTGCCCGGCGCCTCCGCCTCCACCACGTACCCCAGGTCCCGCAGCGCTTCCACCAGCTCCGCCGGCTTCTTCGGCGCGGTCCCGGCCGACAGCAGGCTCCGTACGATCCGGCCCTTGGTCGCCTTGTTGAAGTGGCTGACGACCTTCCGGGTCGGCGCGTGCAGCACCCGTACGGTCGCGGTCCGCCCGGCGACCTCGCCCTTCGGCTTCCACGCCGCCGCGTACGCCGCCGACCGCAGGTCCAGCACCAGCCCGCCGCCCGCGGCCTCCGGCAGCACCTCGGCCATCGGCGCCCGCCAGTGCCCCGCCAGCGCGCCGAGCCCGGGCAGCTTCACGCCCATCGAGCAGCGGTAGGAGGGGATACGGTCCGTGACCCGCACCGCCCCCCACAGCCCCGAGAAGACCAGCAGCGAGCCCGCCGCCCGCCGCTTCGCCGCCGCGTCCAGCGTGGCCAGGCCGAGGGCGTCGTACAGGACACCGGTGTAGATCTCCCCGGCGGGCCGCGCCCCGGCCGTCCGGAGTCCGGTGTTCTTCGCGACCTCCCCGCGCAGCCCCTCGCTCAGCCCCAGCACCTCACGCGCCTTCTCCTCGTCGGCGGCGCACAGCTCGACCAGTTCGTCGAGCACGGCCTCCCGCGCGGCCGAAAGCCCCGGCAGGGACAGCGACTCGGGCTTCAGCGGGGCGCCCTTCCCGGAGGGCGCCTTGCCTTCCGAGGGCGGCAGCAGGACCAGCACCAGGTACTCCTTCTCTTCGGCTCAGCGCCAGGGTACGGGGTGCCTGCCACCCGCCCCCGACCTACGCTCGGGAGTATGCCCCGCCGCCCCATCCGCGTGACCGGCACCCCCGAGGCCCCCCTCAGGGCCGCCCTCACCGCGCTCCGAGCCGAACTCGGCGTCCCGGAGACCTTCCCCGCCGAGGCGCAGGCGGAGGCCGAGCAGTCGGCGAAGGCCCCCGCCCTCACCTCCCACGACTCCCACGACGCCACCGACCTCCCCTTCTTCACTCTCGACCCTCCCGCCCGTCGCCCGCCACCACCCTTCCAAAGAGTCGCTGCGCGACCACCTCTTGATTCCACCGACCTCGACCAGGCCACCCACCTCTCCCGGCACGGCACCGGCTACCGCGTCCGGTACGCCATCGCCGACGTCGCCGCCTTCGTCGTACCCGGCGGCCACCTCGACGCCGAGACGCACCGCCGGGTGAACACCCTCTACTTCCCCGACGAACGCGTCCCGCTGCACCCCGCCGTGCTCAGCGAGGGCGCCGCGAGCCTGCTCCCGGACGGCGTCCGCCCGGCGGTGCTGTGGACGATCGACCTGGACGCGGACGGCCGTACCGGCGCTGTCGACGTACGCCGGGCCCTGGTCCGCAGCCGCGCCCGGCTGGACTACGCGACCGTGCAGCAGCGGATCGACAGCGGCCGGGCCGAGGAACCGCTCGCCCTCCTCAAGGAGATCGGCGAGGCCCGCGAGCGGCTGGAGGTCGAACGCGGCGGCATCTCCCTGAACGTGCCCGAGCAGGAGATCACCGAGCAGGACCACACCTACCACCTCGCCTACCGCGCCCCGCTGCCCGCCGAGGGCTGGAACGCCCAGCTCTCCCTGCTCACCGGCATGGCCGCCGCCGACCTGATGCTGGCCCACGGCACCGGCGTCCTGCGCACCCTCCCGGTCGCCCCGGACGGCGCCGTCGCCCGGCTGCGCCGTACCGCCGTCGCCCTGCACGTCGACTGGCCGCACCACCTGTCGTACGCGGGCCTCATCCGCGGCCTCGACCCGCACCGCCCGAACCACGCGGCCTTCCTCCAGGAGTGCACCACCCTCCTGCGCGGCGCCGGCTACACCGTCTTCCGGGATGGCGTCCTGCCCGGCATCACCACCCACTCCGCCGTCGCCGCCCCCTACGCCCACTGCACGGCACCGCTGCGCCGCCTCGTCGACCGCTACGCCTCCGAGATCTGCCTCGCCGCCGTAGCCGGGCAGGCCCCGCCCGACTGGGTGCTCGCCGCGCTCCCCGCTCTCCCGCACGAGATGGCCGACGGCGCCCGGCGCGCGGGCACGGTCGAACGGGAGTGCGTCGACATCGTCGAGGCCGCCCTGCTCAAGGACCGGGTGGGGGAGGTCTTCGACGGCTGCGTGGTCGAACTCTCCGACCACCAGCCGACCGTCGGCACCGTCCAGCTGGACTCCCCGGCGGTCATCGGCCGCATCGAGGGCGAGCACCTGCCGCTCGGCCGGCGCCTGCGGGTCCGCCTCACCCGGGCGGACCCGGGCACGGCGAAGATCCTGTTCGCACCCGCGTGAGCCCGCCGCTCTCGTGTCCGCCGACGGCGGCCGGGGCTCAGGGGGCGCCGACCGGGTCCCGCTCGCCCAGCCACTGACGCAGGGCATCGCCCAACTCCTGCGCCTTCGTGCCGTCCGTGCCCTCCGCGGTGTCCGCCGCCCAGGCCACGAAGCCGTCCGGGCGGACGAACAGGGCGGCGAGACGGGGCCGTTCCGGGCAGGCGACGGTGCGGACGTCCAGCCGGTCGGCGTACCCCTCGGCGCGGGCGCGCAGCGCGCCGTCGTCGGCGAGGTCGAGCAGCAGGGCGCGGCCGGTGTGCAGGTGGTCGCCGAGCCGGGTGCCGTCGGTCAGGGCGAGGTCGGGGGCGCTGCGGCCGGTCAGCGGGTGGCCGCCGGGAAGGTCGTAGTGCTGCCAGATGCCCGAGATCCGCGTGACCAGGTGGGTGGTGCCGTCGGTGGTGTGCGCCAGGTCGGTCATCACGCGGCGCAGGGCGCGGGCGTGCGGGTCGGGCCGCATCACCGCGATCTGCGCCCGGGTCCAGTCGAGCACCCAGGCGCCGATGGGATGCCGTTCGGCGGTGTAGCTGTCGAGCAGCGTCTCCGGCGCCCGCCCGGCCACCACGGCGGCGAGCTTCCAGCCCAGGTTCATCGCGTCGCCGATGCCGAGGTTGAGCCCCTGCCCGCCGAACGGCGAGTGCACATGGGCCGCGTCCCCGGCGAGCAGCACCCGGCCCTTGCGGTACTCGGAGACCTGGCGGGCGTTGTCCGTGAACCGCGTCGCCGAGACGACCTTCTCGACGCTCACCTCGGGCACCCCCGTCACCCGGCGCAGGCTCGCCTGCAACTCCTCGGCGGTGACCGCCGCGGACCGGTCGGCGGGGGGCCCGTCGAACTCCACGGTGAGGATGCGGCCGGGGAAGGGACCGTGGACGTACGTCCCCACGTCCGTGGTGTTCCAGCCGGGCAGGAGCCGCTCGTCGCCGGTCATCTCGACGATCGCCTGGTAGCCGGTGATCTCCGGGTCGGTGCCGGGGAAGCCGAACCCGGCGAGCTTGCGGACCGTGCTCCGGCCGCCGTCGCAGCCGACCAGCCAGCCGGCCCGCACCGGGCCCCTGCCCGTCCGTACGGTCACCCCGTCGTCGTCGGCCTCGAAGCCGGTCACCTCCACGCCCCGGCGCACCTCGACGCCCAGCTCGGCGGCCCGGCGGCCCAGGATCCGCTCCAGCTCGGCCTGCGGCACGACGAGGCCGGCCTCACGGGCGGGGCCGAGGTCGGCCCAGGCGGGGTCGGAGCCGTCGAACAGGTCCGCGCCCATCATGATCCCGGCGAAGTGGCCGAGGAACTTCGCCGGCGGACGGGCCGGTTCGCCCTTCTCCCCCTGACGGTCCCTGAAGGCGCGCAGGTGCTCCAGCGCCGCCTCCCACACCGCGTTCAGCTCCGGCAGCAGGCCCCGCCGGTAGAACGACACCGCGCTCGGCACGTTGACCGAGCCGGCCTTGATCGTCTCGTCCACCTCGGTGAGCCGCTCCACGGCCAGCACCCGAGCCCCGCCCAGCCGCAGCTCGCACGCGAGGAAGAGCCCCACCGGCCCCGCACCGGCCACCACCACGTCGTAATCCGTCACCCGCACAATGTAGTCACTAAATCTTTTGACTGGCTACACTTTCGGACTGTCGGGCCCCGGACTATCGTCCCCCCATGGACGAGTCCCCGCCCCAGGAGCCGCGGTCCCTGCGCGAACGCAAGAAGAGACAGACCCGGCAGCGGATCTCGGACATCGCCACGCTCCTGTTCCGCGAGCGCGGCTTCGACAAGGTGACCGTGGCGGAAGTGGCAGCCGCCGCTGGAGTCTCCACGATGACCGTCTTCAACTACTTCCCGCGCAAGGAGGACCTGTTCCTCGACCGCATCCCCGAGGCCGCCGCCCTGTTCGCCGGCGCCGTACGCGACCGCGCGCCGGGCGAACCCCCGCTCGCCGCGCTGCGCCGCCTCACCCTCCGCCTCCTCGACGAACGGCACCCGCTGGGCGGGGTGGGGGAGACGCTCCCGCCGTTCTGGCGGATCGTCGCCGCGTCACCCGCGCTGCGGGCCCGCGCCCGCGAGGGCCTCGACGAGGTCGAGACGGCCCTGGCCGCGGCCCTCACCGAAGCGGCCTCCGCCGACCCGGGCGTGCCGGCGGCCGACCCCGTCCTCCTCGCCGCGCTCACGATCGCCGCGTACCGCACGGTGGTCACCGCCTCCCTGCGCCGCCTGTCCGCCGGGGATCCCGTGGAGGAGGTGGCCGAGGACCACCGGGCGCGACTGGGGTCGGCGTTCGACGCGCTGGAGCGGATGACGGGCTAGGCCGGCGGGCCCGTGCGGACCGCACCGGCCGACCCGTGCACCGGCCGACCCGTGCACCGGCCGACCCGTGCACCGGCCGACCCGTGCGCCGGCGGGCCCGTGCGGACCGCACCGGCCGACCCGTGCGAGCCCGCGGGTATGGAAGTGCCCCCGCCAGGTGTTGCACCCCGTACGCGACTGACGGGCTTCGCTCGGTGGGCCGTCGCGACCGACGGGCTTCGCTCGGTGGGCCGTACGAAGAAGGGGGTGCCCATGGCAGAACAGGCGCTGTGGACGAGGGCCCGGCTGGGCCGCTGCGGCCCCCCGCTCGACCTGCTCACCGCGAACTTCCGCCGGCACACCTACGCCCCGCACGCCCACGACGAGTACACGATCGGCGTCTGCGTCGGCGGCTCCGAGATCATCGACTACCGGGGCGGCCACATCCGCACCGGCCCCGGCTCGATCGTCGTCCTCGACCCCGGCGAGATGCACACCGGCGGCCCCCAGAACGCCACCGACGGGTACGCCTACCGCGCCCTGTACGCCGACCCGTCCCTCCTGGCCGACGGCACCCTCGGCGGCCTCCCGCACTTCCGCGAGCCCCTCCTCGACGACCCAGAGCTGACCGCCGCCCTGTGCCGCGCCCACACCGAACTCAGCGCCTGCCCCGATTCGTTGGAGGCCGAGTCCCGCCTGCCCTGGCTGCTGACCGCCCTGGCCCGCCGCCACTCCACGGCACGTTCGGCGCCCGACCTCATTCCCGGCGCCGGGGCGATAGCGCGCACCGTCCGCGACCGCCTGGCGGACGAACTGACGGCACCCCCCTCCCTCGCGCTCCTCGCGTCGGACCTGGGCCTGTCCCGCTACCAACTCCTCCGGGCCTTCCGTACGACCATGGGCATACCGCCGTACGCCTGGCTCGCCCAGCACCGGGTGGCCAGGGCGCGGGAGCTGCTGGCGGCCGGACTGCGCCCCGCCGAGGTCGCCCCCCTCGTGGGCTTCGCGGACCAGGCCCACCTGACCCGCTGGTTCCGCCGGGTGCTCGGGGTGACGCCGGCGGCGTACCGCAACAGCGTTCAAGACTCACGCCGCTGACCTGTCCGAAACTCGCCGTATGACTGCACGCGGCTGGTTCCTGTTCTCCCTGATGGGAGTGATCTGGGGGATCCCCTACCTGATGATCAAGGTGGCGGTGGACTCGGTGTCCCCGCCCGTGGTGGTGTTCACGCGCTGCGCGCTGGGCGCGGCCCTGCTCCTCCCCTTCGCGCTCCGCCAGGGCGGCCTCGGCACCACGGTCCGCACCCACTGGCGCCCCCTGCTGGCCTTCGCGTGCCTGGAGATCATGGTCCCCTGGTTCACCCTGACCGACGCGGAACGGCACCTGTCCAGCTCGACGTCGGGCCTGCTGATCGCGGGCGTACCGATCGTCGGAGTCGTCGCCGCCCGCTTCTTCGGCCAGACGGAACGCCTGGGCCCCCGCCGCGTCACGGGTCTGGCCCTGGGTTTGGCTGGCGTCACGGTCCTCACCCTCCCGCACCTCACGGGCGGCGACACCCGCTCCCTCTTCGAGGTCTTCCTGACGGTGGTGGGCTACGCGACGGCCCCCCTCATAGCCGCGCGCAGCCTGAAGGACGTCCCGTCCCTGCACCTCACCGCGGCCTGCCTGACCCTGGCGGCCCTGGTCTACGCCCCGGCGGCGGCCCTCACCCGCCCTGCGTCCGTCCCCGCCCCCTCCGTCCTGGCCGCGCTGGCCGGCCTGGGCGTGATCTGCACGGCGGTCGCGTTCGTGGCGTTCCTGGAGCTGATCAAGGAGACGGGCCCGACGCGGGCGACGGTGATCACGTACGTCAACCCGGCGGTCGCCGTCGCGGCAGGCGCCCTCTTCCTGAACGAGAGCCTCACCCTCCCCGTCCTGGCCGCGTTCGCCCTGATCCTGGCCGGCTCGGTCCTCGCGACCGCCGCCGCACCGACCAGGCGCGGACGCCCGGTACCATGGTCCACACGGCAGACGAGCCGGGCGGACGGCCGCGTGGAATCCCCTTAGGGGACTCCCCGAGGAACGTCCGGGCTCCACAGGGCAGGGTGATGGCTAACGGCCACCCGGGGTGACCCGCGGGACAGTGCCACAGAAAACAGACCGCCGGAGACTTCGGTCCCCGGTAAGGGTGAAACGGTGGTGTAAGAGACCACCAGTGCCCAGGGCGACCTGGGCAGCTAGGTAAACCCCACCCGGAGCAAGGTCAAAAGGAAACACCCCGGTGTTTCTGCGCGGACGTTCGAGGGCTGCCCGCCCGAGTCCGCGGGTAGACCGCACGAGGCCGGTGGCAACACCGGCCCTAGATGGATGGCCGTCGCCCCGGCGTCCGCGAGGACCCCGGGGAACAGAACCCGGCGTACAGCCCGACTCGTCTGCCGCTATGTGCGCCTTGTCCCGGAAGGGGCCTCCGACCCGCGTCGGAGGCCCCTTCTGCTGCTCCACCGGTTGTCAGGGCAGCGGAAGGCAGGCCCAGACCGTCTTGCCCGACGGTGGGTACGGGGCGGTGCCCCAGCGGGTCGCCAGCGTGTCGACCAGGAGCAGGCCGCGGCCGGACTCGGCGGTGGGGGCGGTGTCGCGGGGCCGGGGCGGGCGGTCGCCCCGGGGGTCGGCGACCTCCACGCGGAGTGTGCGCGGGGTGTCCAGAGTGAGGCTGAGGCGGAAGCAGCGGCCTCTCACCCTGCCGTGGGTCACCGCGTTCGCGGCCAGCTCGGCGACGACGAGTAGCGCCGACTCGACAGGCGTACTGGAGGCCGGCCGGCCCCACTCCACCAGCTGATGAGCCGTCAACAACCTCGCCAGACGGGCACCGCGGGGCGTCGCGCTGAGGAGCTGAGTGAAGCGGGGCGGAGTGGGAGCGGTGAACCGGGGGGTGGAGATTTGTGACTTCATGTCACCGAGCGTGCTCGGCTCGTTCTAACCTGACCAGGAATTCCCTTGGTACGGAGGGTGTGCGTACCGGTACGGAACGTGTGCCGTACCGGGTGTCGGCCGTGACCTGGCAGGGCGGAGGACGGGGTGTCGGAAACACCGGAGCCGTACGACGACGGTGAGTTGAGCAGTGACCTGGTGCGGGCCATCGGCAAGCAGGTGAGGCTGCTGCGCGAGCGGGCCGGGCTCACCCAGAAGGAGTTGGGGGACCGGCTCGGCTACAGCGAGGACCTCATCTCCTCGCTGGAACGGGGCAGGCGCACGCCCCAGGCCGAGTTCCTGATCGCCGCGGACGAAGTGCTGGGCGCGGGCGGCATGTTGAAGGCCGTCATCGAGGACATCGAGAAGGCCAAGGCGCGGGCTCGGGTCCGGCATCCGGCGTGGTTCAAGGATTACGCCCGGCTGGAGCGGGAGGCCGTGGAGATCAACGACTACAGCTGCCATGACATCCCCGGGCTGTTCCAGACCGAGCGACGGATCCGGGCGCTGTACGAGATGCGGAAGCCTTTGCTGGACGAGGAGACCATCGAACTCCGGGTGGCCTCGCGGCTGGCGAGGCAGGAGATCCTGACCCACTGGCCGCCACCCATGATCAGCTGCGTCATCGACGAGTCCGTGCTACGACGGCCCCTTGGCGGCCCGGCGGTGCACATGGAGCAGTTGCAGCACCTGCTCCGGCTGGCTGGTCTGCGCAATGTGGAGCTGCAGATCATGCCGACCGAGCGGACCGAACACGCCGGAATGGGCGGGTCGTTCATCCTGCTGACACCCAAGGGGAAACGGCAGGTTGGGTACACCGAGGTGCAGGACTCCGCCCGCTTGTCCACTGACCCGGAGGAAGTACGTATCCTGGCCGCACGCTACGGAAGCATCAGGGCTCAGGCGCTCACCATGCAGGAGTCCATCGCCTTGATCGAGAGCATGCTGGGGGATTGATGAGCACCGCCGAGCCCGAGCACCTGGCCTGGTTCAAAAGCAGCTACAGCGGCAACGAGGGTGGCGCTTGCCTGGAAGTCGCACTTGCCTGGGTAAAAAGCAGCTACAGCGGCAACGAGGGCGGCGAATGCCTCGAAGCCGCCGCCACCCCCCACGCCGTCCACATCCGGGACTCCAAGGCCCCCGCCCGTGCCCAACTGCGCTTTGGCGCCCCGCAGTGGACCGCCTTCGTGAGGTTCGCCGGAACCCGCTGACGTCAGCGCGGAGCCTGGTCACGCGGCCCGAGCGGTCGCTGCCGTACGGCCGACAGGTGCTCCTCGAACACCGCCCGTGCCTCCGGTGTCAGCGTGCGGAGCGCCACCAGCGCGGTGATGGCCACGTCGCAGAGTTCGGACTGGACGTCGTCCCAGGTGTGGGTGACGCCCTTGCGGGGGTTCTGGCCGGTCGCGCCGATGACCGCCTCGGCCACCTCGCCGACCTCCTCGGAGAGTTTCAGGATGCGGAGCAGGACGCCTTCCCGGCCGGCGTGCGCGCGGGTCGCCTCCAGGCGGGTCCAGAGGTCGTCGACGGAGGTCCACAGGTCCGGGTGGTGTGTGTCGTCGGTCATGGCGTGCAG
Coding sequences within it:
- a CDS encoding AraC family transcriptional regulator yields the protein MAEQALWTRARLGRCGPPLDLLTANFRRHTYAPHAHDEYTIGVCVGGSEIIDYRGGHIRTGPGSIVVLDPGEMHTGGPQNATDGYAYRALYADPSLLADGTLGGLPHFREPLLDDPELTAALCRAHTELSACPDSLEAESRLPWLLTALARRHSTARSAPDLIPGAGAIARTVRDRLADELTAPPSLALLASDLGLSRYQLLRAFRTTMGIPPYAWLAQHRVARARELLAAGLRPAEVAPLVGFADQAHLTRWFRRVLGVTPAAYRNSVQDSRR
- a CDS encoding MazG-like family protein, with the protein product MTDDTHHPDLWTSVDDLWTRLEATRAHAGREGVLLRILKLSEEVGEVAEAVIGATGQNPRKGVTHTWDDVQSELCDVAITALVALRTLTPEARAVFEEHLSAVRQRPLGPRDQAPR
- a CDS encoding DUF397 domain-containing protein; this encodes MSTAEPEHLAWFKSSYSGNEGGACLEVALAWVKSSYSGNEGGECLEAAATPHAVHIRDSKAPARAQLRFGAPQWTAFVRFAGTR
- a CDS encoding helix-turn-helix transcriptional regulator, whose amino-acid sequence is MSETPEPYDDGELSSDLVRAIGKQVRLLRERAGLTQKELGDRLGYSEDLISSLERGRRTPQAEFLIAADEVLGAGGMLKAVIEDIEKAKARARVRHPAWFKDYARLEREAVEINDYSCHDIPGLFQTERRIRALYEMRKPLLDEETIELRVASRLARQEILTHWPPPMISCVIDESVLRRPLGGPAVHMEQLQHLLRLAGLRNVELQIMPTERTEHAGMGGSFILLTPKGKRQVGYTEVQDSARLSTDPEEVRILAARYGSIRAQALTMQESIALIESMLGD
- a CDS encoding ATP-binding protein, which translates into the protein MKSQISTPRFTAPTPPRFTQLLSATPRGARLARLLTAHQLVEWGRPASSTPVESALLVVAELAANAVTHGRVRGRCFRLSLTLDTPRTLRVEVADPRGDRPPRPRDTAPTAESGRGLLLVDTLATRWGTAPYPPSGKTVWACLPLP